In Embleya scabrispora, the DNA window ACTGGTCGAGCGGATAGAGCGGGAGGTGGCCAACCACGAGGCGGGCCTGCCCGCCTACGTCCGGCTGAAGTCCAACTCGCTGGTTGACGAGCTGGTGATCGACGCGCTGTACCGCGCCTCGCAGGCGGGCGTGCCGGTGGACCTGTGGATCCGGGGCATCTGCGCGCTGCGGCCGGGTGTTCCCGGGTTGTCCGAGACCATCCGAGTGCGCAGTATTCTCGGCCGATTTTTGGAACACTCGAGGGTGTGGGTCTTCGCCGGCGGCGGCGAGCCCGAGGTGTGGATCGGCAGCGCCGACCTGATGCACCGCAATCTCGACCGCAGGGTCGAGGCGGCGGTGCGGCTGCGCGGCGATCGACACCGCGACGAGATGACGTCCTTCATGGACCTGGGGATGAGCGCGGAGACCGCGTCCTGGCACCTCGACCGGGACGGTACCTGGACCAGGCACGCGACGGCGGCCGACGGCACCCGGCTTCGCGACGTGCAGGAGCACCTCATCGAGAGCCGGAGGCGCAGACGTGGGCCGGAGTAGCAAGCAGGCGACGATCATTCCCCGACCGCGCGCGGCGGCCGAGGACACCTCCGCCGGCGAGATCCTGCTCGCCCATCTGGTCGGCGAGGCGGGCGCGTTCATCGACCAGCTGCCCCGCCTGGGCGCGGGCGAGGAGGACGCCGCGCACCAGGCCCGGGTGGCCGCCAGACGCATCCGCAGCGCGCTGGCCACCTGCGCGCCGCTGCTCGACCCGGAGCCCGCCCAACGCCTGCGCACCCGGCTGCGCGAGGCCGCGGACGCGCTGGCCGGCGAGCGCGACTCCGAGGTACTGCTCGAGCGGCTGCTCGCGGACCTGGACGCGCTGCCCGAGCGGCCGGGGACGGTCCGGGCCCGGGCGCTGGCCGAGCGCCGACTGCGCGGCGACCTGGGCTCCGGACGGGCCCGGGCGCTGGCCGCGCTCGACTCGGGACTGTTCACCACGCTGTCCGCCGCGTTGGTGGAGCCGGCCCTGGGGTTGACCTTCACCGCGCGGGCGGCGGACCCGGGCGCCGAGGTGGTGCCGAAGCTGGTGGCCCGCACGCTGCGCCGACTCGACCGGGCCGCCGACGCGCTGCCGCTGGTCGCGGCGGGGGTGCCGTATCCGGATCCCGTGGACGGCCCCGGCTTCTCCCCGTACGCCGGCACCGACGACGACGCGTGGCACCGGGTGCGGATCCTGGCCAAGCGGGCCCGCTACGCCGCCGACATGTGCGTGCCCGCGTTCGGCGCGCCCGCCGCCCGGCTGGCCCGGCGGCTCAAGGCGGTCACCGAGGTCCTGGGCATCCACCAGGACGCCTGCATCGCGGCCGACGCGGTGGCCGAACTGGCGGCCGCGCCCCGGATCGGCGGGCCCGCCTCGTTCGTGCTCGGCGAGTTGTACGCCCGCGAGCGGTGGGCGGCGACGGCGCAGCGCCACGCCTTCACCCGGGTCTGGCCCGGGGCCTACGCGCACGACGTCAGGTCGTGGCTCGATGGATGATCCCCCCGGGGCGGCGGAGCCCGCGCACGGTCCGGTGCTCGCCGCGGGTGGGGTGTTGTGGCGGCGGACCCCCGAGGGGACGCAGGTGGGGTTGGTGCACCGGCCGCGCTACGACGACTGGTCCTTCCCCAAGGGCAAGCTGGAGCCCGGTGAGCCCGCGGTGGTCGCCGCGGTGCGCGAGATCGCCGAGGAGACCGGTTTCCGGGCGGTGCTGGGCCGGGAGTTGGGGGTGCGCAGTTATCCGATGCGCTCGCGCGACCGGATCAAGATCAACCGCTACTGGGTGGCGGAGGCGGTGTCGGGCGGGTTCGCGCCCAATGCCGAGGTGGACCGGATGTGGTGGGGCACGCCGGAGGAGGCCGCGGAGCGGAGCGGGACGCCGGATTACACCGCGTCGTTGACCGAGGCGTTTCGCACCGGGCCGCCGCCGGCGACGGTGCCGGTCGTGGTGTTGCGCGCGGGCCCGGCGTTCGCCCTCGACCTGGTGCCGATGCTGGCCGCGTTCGCGCCGGTCGAGGTGTACGGGTGCGCGGAGCCGGACGCCGCCGCGACGGTGGCGCCGTATGCGGCGGCGGCGGGGGCGCGGGTGCACACCGCCGCCGCGTCGCCCGCCGAGGCGGTGCGCGCGGGTCGGCCCGCGCTGCTGTGTACGCCCGTCCCGGACCTGCACACGATCGTCGCCGGGGCCGGCTCGCCCCGGCTGCCGGCGGAGCCGTTGCTGCCCGGCGAATTCGCCGTGTTGCACACGTGGGCGGGGCGGGTGGTGGCCGTGGGCCGATACGCCCCCTATCCGACGGGAAGCTGAGCGCTTGGTCAAGCCGTCATCACGGTTTACCGAACGTCACTCGGCGTCCATCTGAACGCGGGATGAACGTCGTTCGGGCGTCACCGCAAAGCCCCAGTTCGCGGGTGGTAAATGGCTACATGAACGGACAATTCATCCAGCGGTCGGCTTATCTGACTCGACCGTTCGAGTTCACCCTCGGTTCACTTTCCGCGGCGGATCGCTTCATTCACACGGCCTAACTTCGTGCATGACGACGACCGCTCGGGTCGTCGCGACCACGAGCAGAGTTCGATCGAA includes these proteins:
- a CDS encoding NUDIX hydrolase: MDDPPGAAEPAHGPVLAAGGVLWRRTPEGTQVGLVHRPRYDDWSFPKGKLEPGEPAVVAAVREIAEETGFRAVLGRELGVRSYPMRSRDRIKINRYWVAEAVSGGFAPNAEVDRMWWGTPEEAAERSGTPDYTASLTEAFRTGPPPATVPVVVLRAGPAFALDLVPMLAAFAPVEVYGCAEPDAAATVAPYAAAAGARVHTAAASPAEAVRAGRPALLCTPVPDLHTIVAGAGSPRLPAEPLLPGEFAVLHTWAGRVVAVGRYAPYPTGS
- a CDS encoding CHAD domain-containing protein encodes the protein MGRSSKQATIIPRPRAAAEDTSAGEILLAHLVGEAGAFIDQLPRLGAGEEDAAHQARVAARRIRSALATCAPLLDPEPAQRLRTRLREAADALAGERDSEVLLERLLADLDALPERPGTVRARALAERRLRGDLGSGRARALAALDSGLFTTLSAALVEPALGLTFTARAADPGAEVVPKLVARTLRRLDRAADALPLVAAGVPYPDPVDGPGFSPYAGTDDDAWHRVRILAKRARYAADMCVPAFGAPAARLARRLKAVTEVLGIHQDACIAADAVAELAAAPRIGGPASFVLGELYARERWAATAQRHAFTRVWPGAYAHDVRSWLDG